A DNA window from Mucilaginibacter xinganensis contains the following coding sequences:
- a CDS encoding homoserine O-acetyltransferase family protein has product MSVEIFKYNKPFELESGKQLNELEIGFNTYGTLNKNADNVVWVCHALTANSDVFDWWKGLFGAGSYFNPDEYFVVCANILGSPYGTVNPLSINPVTGQPYYLSFPEFTVRDIVKAHSLLAEYLGIKDINILIGGSLGGQQAVEWAISEPAKIKNLIIIASNAKHSPWGIAFNESQRLAISADRTFYSNTPDGGSKGLKAARSIALLSYRNYKTYGITQQEDDDHITGNHKAASYQNYQGEKLVNRYNAYSYWYLSKCMDSHNVGRNRHGVEKALSLIKARTLVIGIKSDVLFPIEEQQYLFRHIPKSALAELDSFYGHDGFLIETEALTNIITSFFKTDVKGKIIELQRTA; this is encoded by the coding sequence ATGAGCGTAGAAATATTTAAATACAATAAGCCCTTTGAACTCGAATCGGGCAAACAGCTAAACGAACTTGAAATAGGTTTTAACACCTATGGAACGCTTAATAAAAACGCGGATAATGTGGTTTGGGTATGCCATGCCCTTACTGCAAATTCCGACGTTTTTGACTGGTGGAAAGGCTTATTTGGTGCCGGCAGCTACTTTAATCCCGATGAATATTTTGTGGTATGCGCAAATATCCTGGGTTCACCTTATGGTACAGTTAATCCTTTAAGTATAAACCCTGTAACAGGCCAGCCTTATTACCTTTCATTTCCCGAATTTACCGTTCGCGATATTGTTAAAGCACACAGCCTGCTTGCGGAATACCTGGGAATTAAAGACATTAACATCCTGATAGGTGGATCGTTAGGCGGCCAGCAAGCTGTTGAGTGGGCAATTAGTGAGCCCGCTAAAATTAAAAACCTCATCATTATTGCGTCAAATGCTAAACATTCGCCATGGGGCATTGCATTTAACGAGTCGCAGCGTTTGGCCATCAGCGCCGACCGCACTTTTTATTCAAACACGCCGGATGGCGGAAGCAAAGGATTGAAGGCCGCAAGGAGTATTGCCCTGCTGTCTTACCGTAATTATAAAACTTATGGCATAACGCAGCAGGAAGATGACGATCATATCACCGGCAACCACAAGGCCGCATCATACCAGAATTACCAGGGCGAAAAACTGGTTAACCGCTATAACGCCTACAGTTACTGGTATCTTTCAAAATGTATGGATTCGCACAACGTTGGCCGCAACCGGCATGGCGTTGAAAAAGCATTGAGCCTTATCAAAGCCCGCACCCTGGTTATCGGTATAAAATCAGATGTTTTGTTCCCGATTGAGGAGCAGCAATACCTGTTCAGGCATATTCCCAAATCGGCCTTAGCCGAACTAGATTCATTTTACGGACACGATGGATTTTTAATAGAAACAGAAGCATTAACAAATATTATTACATCGTTTTTTAAAACAGATGTAAAAGGAAAAATTATTGAATTACAACGCACAGCGTAA